A single region of the Anabaena sphaerica FACHB-251 genome encodes:
- a CDS encoding YebC/PmpR family DNA-binding transcriptional regulator — MAGHSKWANIKRQKAVVDAKRGNIFTQLSRAIIVAARNGVPDPAGNFQLRTAIDKAKAAGIPNDNIERAIAKGAGTFNDNSILEEIRYEGYGPGGVAILIEALTDNRNRTAADLRVAFSKNGGNLGETGCVSWMFSQKGVCTVEDVIDEEQLLEASLEGDAESYEMIEEETAEVFTEVVNLEKLSQTLKETGFNVIDVELRWIPGNHVEVTYPDQAKSLLKLIDTLEGLDDVQNVTANFDMAENLMTLSVINH; from the coding sequence ATGGCAGGACATAGTAAATGGGCAAATATTAAGCGTCAAAAAGCGGTAGTAGATGCAAAAAGGGGGAATATCTTCACCCAGCTATCGCGGGCGATTATTGTTGCAGCTAGAAATGGTGTACCAGATCCGGCGGGAAATTTTCAACTGCGTACAGCAATTGATAAAGCCAAAGCAGCGGGAATTCCCAATGATAATATTGAGAGAGCGATCGCTAAAGGTGCAGGTACTTTCAACGATAACAGCATCCTCGAAGAAATTCGCTATGAAGGTTATGGACCTGGTGGTGTAGCGATTTTAATTGAAGCCCTCACAGATAATCGTAATCGCACAGCCGCAGATTTGCGGGTAGCTTTTAGTAAAAATGGCGGAAATTTGGGGGAAACAGGTTGTGTTAGTTGGATGTTTTCTCAAAAAGGTGTTTGTACTGTAGAGGATGTGATTGATGAAGAACAGCTTTTAGAAGCTTCCCTAGAAGGTGATGCTGAGTCTTATGAAATGATTGAAGAGGAAACAGCTGAGGTGTTTACTGAGGTGGTAAATTTAGAGAAACTTAGTCAAACACTCAAAGAAACAGGCTTTAATGTCATAGATGTGGAGTTGCGTTGGATTCCTGGTAATCATGTGGAAGTAACATATCCTGATCAGGCTAAATCCCTTCTTAAGTTAATTGATACCTTAGAAGGCTTAGATGATGTGCAGAATGTAACAGCTAATTTTGATATGGCAGAAAATCTTATGACTTTGAGTGTAATCAATCATTAG
- a CDS encoding ABC transporter substrate-binding protein produces MKLRNFFNYLYQFFISRNFPTTLKQGQFYLNSLLLVMLMGILGLGGCQAIQSHKVTHITLWHGVNPPANRDILQKLVDTFNQNHPDIQVESLYVGQQDQQMPKILAAVVGNSPPDLLWYNPTIAGQLVELGALIPLDDKLANSPVKAEIDPALYTSMAYKGKIWSVPFATNNVGVYYRPSLFKAVGITNVPQTWEELQQAAKQLTRDTNGDGKINQHGILLPAGKGEFTVFSWLPFMWSGGGKLVKGDAQSPADVILADNKGAIAALQLWQNLLKNNHAVLSGLERGYEVESLITGKVAMQVTGPWSLGEFKQSGVDFDVFPIPVNQEPATVIGGENLFLFKTTSKREQAAFKFAEYTLSADFQTELALGTGYLPVNIKSRQSQKYQEFVQAQPQLQVFLEQAKHGRSRPIFPGYTRISDSLGRAIEAVLLGKASPEQALKTAQQRLDLIFK; encoded by the coding sequence ATGAAATTGCGTAATTTTTTTAATTATTTGTATCAATTTTTTATCAGCCGTAATTTCCCAACTACACTCAAGCAAGGACAATTCTACCTTAATAGTTTACTGCTAGTTATGCTCATGGGTATCTTGGGTTTAGGTGGCTGTCAGGCTATACAATCTCACAAAGTCACCCACATTACCCTATGGCATGGTGTCAATCCACCCGCAAATCGGGATATATTACAAAAGCTAGTAGATACATTTAATCAAAATCACCCAGATATCCAAGTTGAATCTCTTTATGTTGGTCAGCAAGATCAGCAAATGCCTAAAATTTTAGCAGCGGTGGTAGGAAATTCGCCACCTGATTTATTGTGGTATAATCCCACAATCGCCGGTCAATTAGTGGAACTGGGTGCGCTCATACCTTTAGATGATAAATTAGCTAATTCTCCAGTTAAAGCAGAAATTGACCCAGCTTTGTATACATCAATGGCATACAAAGGTAAAATTTGGTCAGTGCCGTTCGCTACAAATAATGTCGGTGTTTATTACAGACCAAGTTTATTCAAAGCCGTTGGAATTACTAATGTACCGCAGACTTGGGAAGAGTTACAGCAAGCTGCTAAACAATTGACTCGTGATACAAATGGCGATGGCAAAATCAATCAACATGGAATTTTGTTACCTGCTGGTAAAGGGGAATTTACGGTATTTAGTTGGTTGCCTTTTATGTGGAGTGGTGGCGGTAAATTGGTTAAAGGTGATGCACAAAGTCCAGCAGATGTGATTTTAGCTGATAATAAAGGAGCGATCGCCGCTTTGCAACTATGGCAAAATTTACTTAAAAATAATCATGCAGTTCTATCTGGACTGGAACGGGGTTATGAGGTAGAAAGCTTGATAACTGGTAAAGTAGCGATGCAGGTAACAGGCCCGTGGAGTTTGGGAGAATTTAAACAAAGTGGTGTAGATTTTGATGTATTTCCCATTCCTGTTAATCAAGAACCTGCTACAGTTATTGGTGGTGAAAATCTGTTTTTGTTTAAAACCACATCAAAACGAGAACAAGCCGCTTTCAAATTTGCTGAATATACCTTAAGTGCAGATTTTCAAACAGAATTAGCTTTAGGAACAGGTTATTTACCTGTAAATATTAAATCACGTCAAAGTCAGAAATATCAAGAATTTGTACAAGCACAACCACAACTTCAGGTATTTTTAGAACAAGCTAAACATGGGCGTTCTCGTCCCATTTTTCCTGGTTATACTCGCATTTCTGACAGTTTGGGAAGGGCTATTGAAGCGGTTTTATTGGGTAAAGCTTCCCCAGAACAAGCCTTGAAAACAGCCCAGCAACGCTTGGATTTAATTTTTAAGTGA
- a CDS encoding AAA family ATPase has protein sequence MLIEFSIGNYRSFKDKVTFSMVAANIVAKEKELDENNVFAVDDDLKLLKSAAIYGANASGKSNLAKALKFMKWFMINSSKETQSTEKIGVEPFGLSTETEAQPSFFEIVFLLNGKKYRYGFEATQENVVSEWLFDVPRSRETRLFERINDGNSSTINLSKRFKAEGIYPKTRHNALFLSVAAQFNVERAENILAWLTRKLQIVSGLHDKGYLDYTVSCLAENNINKEEILQLIKKLDLGIRELSVKETVITPDSLPKDIPDEVKKFIFKSGSHKSTTINTLHQKFDDNGNYVSMELFDLEDQESEGTKKIVAIAGPLVDTLKDGKIVIFDEFDARLHPLISKAIVELFNSKETNSKNAQLIFMTHDTNLLSNKLFRRDQIWFTEKNKYGATDLYSLVEYKVRNDASFESDYIKGRYGAIPFIGNLSQIIGEPNA, from the coding sequence ATGCTCATAGAGTTTAGTATTGGTAATTACAGATCATTTAAGGATAAAGTCACTTTTAGTATGGTGGCTGCAAATATCGTTGCTAAAGAAAAAGAACTCGATGAAAACAATGTTTTTGCAGTAGATGATGATCTGAAATTACTCAAAAGTGCTGCTATTTATGGGGCTAATGCTAGTGGTAAAAGCAATCTAGCAAAAGCACTAAAATTTATGAAATGGTTTATGATTAATTCATCTAAAGAAACACAAAGTACAGAAAAAATTGGAGTTGAACCATTTGGGTTAAGTACAGAAACTGAAGCACAACCATCTTTCTTTGAGATTGTGTTTTTATTAAATGGTAAAAAATACAGATATGGGTTTGAAGCCACTCAAGAAAATGTAGTTTCAGAATGGTTATTTGATGTGCCAAGATCCAGAGAAACTCGGCTGTTTGAACGAATTAATGATGGAAATTCTAGTACAATTAATTTATCTAAAAGGTTCAAAGCTGAGGGTATTTATCCAAAAACTAGGCATAATGCACTTTTTCTATCAGTAGCAGCACAATTTAATGTTGAAAGGGCAGAAAATATACTAGCTTGGCTCACTAGAAAACTGCAAATTGTGTCGGGCTTGCATGATAAAGGTTATTTAGATTATACAGTAAGCTGTTTAGCAGAAAATAATATTAATAAAGAGGAAATTCTTCAATTAATCAAAAAATTAGATTTGGGTATTAGAGAATTAAGCGTAAAAGAAACAGTAATTACTCCTGATTCTTTGCCTAAAGACATACCAGATGAAGTCAAAAAATTTATTTTTAAAAGTGGTTCTCATAAATCAACTACAATTAATACTTTGCATCAAAAGTTTGATGATAATGGTAATTATGTTTCTATGGAATTATTTGATTTAGAAGATCAAGAATCTGAAGGAACTAAAAAAATAGTTGCTATTGCTGGTCCTTTAGTAGATACTCTTAAAGATGGTAAAATTGTGATATTTGATGAATTTGATGCGAGACTTCATCCTTTAATCAGTAAGGCAATTGTTGAATTATTTAACTCCAAGGAGACAAATTCTAAAAATGCACAACTAATATTTATGACTCATGATACAAACCTGTTGAGTAATAAACTATTTCGTAGAGATCAGATTTGGTTTACAGAGAAAAATAAATATGGTGCTACAGATTTATATTCCCTAGTTGAATATAAAGTTAGAAATGATGCCTCATTTGAAAGTGACTACATCAAAGGCAGATATGGCGCTATTCCCTTTATTGGTAACTTAAGTCAAATCATCGGTGAACCTAATGCCTAG
- a CDS encoding RloB family protein, translated as MPRKSPEVKPSRGYSDRKVETREPIDRFLIVCEGDKTEPNYFRCFRVPKDVIDVRGFGYNPSKLVEKAKELKTQGDYDQVWCVFDRDDWPKQDFNNAIANAKREGFKIAYSNEAFELWYVLHFEFLNTGLPRKDYITKLEKWLKHKYKKNSDIIYEELEIFQSTAIKHAQNLLNQYDPQNPESDNPSTTVHQLVAELNRFIR; from the coding sequence ATGCCTAGAAAAAGTCCAGAGGTAAAGCCATCTCGTGGTTATTCTGATAGAAAAGTCGAAACGAGGGAGCCAATAGACAGATTTTTAATAGTTTGTGAAGGTGACAAAACTGAACCAAATTACTTTCGGTGTTTTCGTGTTCCTAAAGATGTAATTGATGTCAGAGGTTTTGGATATAATCCCAGTAAGTTAGTAGAAAAAGCAAAAGAATTAAAAACTCAAGGAGATTATGATCAGGTTTGGTGTGTATTTGATAGAGATGATTGGCCTAAACAGGATTTTAATAATGCTATTGCTAATGCTAAAAGAGAAGGATTTAAAATTGCTTACTCTAATGAAGCCTTTGAATTATGGTATGTTTTACATTTTGAATTTCTAAATACTGGACTTCCTAGAAAAGATTACATAACTAAGTTAGAAAAATGGCTAAAACATAAATATAAAAAGAATAGTGATATAATTTATGAGGAGTTAGAGATTTTTCAATCTACAGCAATCAAACACGCTCAAAATCTTCTTAATCAATATGATCCTCAAAATCCAGAAAGTGATAATCCTTCAACAACTGTACATCAGTTAGTTGCGGAGTTAAACAGATTTATTCGATAA
- a CDS encoding Uma2 family endonuclease, translating into MSVAIPIFKPVSQMQLTPGSTVTIPDVTWEEFESILQELGEKRASRIAYNQGNLEIMVPLPEHEISKDLISDIVKILLKAKGIKYQPFGSTTFKKQGTAGVEADACFYIQNYQQMIGKRRLQPDDPPPDLAIETDVTSKTTLGAYEAIGVPELWIFDSGKLAIYLLKDGKYIKSEQSPYFEDIAITQIIPDTVERSWQVGSFQALEEFANLYLSIIE; encoded by the coding sequence ATGAGTGTAGCTATTCCCATTTTCAAACCCGTTAGCCAGATGCAACTAACACCTGGTAGCACAGTTACCATTCCCGATGTTACTTGGGAAGAATTTGAATCTATTTTACAAGAATTGGGAGAAAAAAGAGCTTCACGAATTGCCTACAACCAGGGTAATTTAGAAATTATGGTTCCGTTACCTGAACATGAGATTTCCAAAGATTTAATTTCCGATATTGTTAAAATATTGCTGAAAGCTAAAGGGATTAAATATCAACCTTTTGGTTCTACGACTTTTAAAAAACAAGGTACAGCCGGAGTTGAAGCAGATGCTTGCTTTTATATTCAAAATTATCAACAAATGATAGGTAAGCGGCGTTTACAACCGGATGACCCACCACCAGATTTAGCAATAGAAACTGATGTGACATCAAAAACAACTCTTGGTGCTTATGAAGCGATTGGAGTTCCTGAATTATGGATTTTTGACAGTGGGAAACTGGCTATTTATTTGTTGAAAGATGGTAAATATATCAAATCTGAACAAAGTCCTTATTTTGAAGATATAGCCATTACTCAGATTATACCTGATACTGTTGAGCGTAGTTGGCAAGTGGGAAGTTTTCAAGCTTTAGAAGAATTTGCTAATCTCTATCTAAGCATTATCGAATAA
- a CDS encoding LL-diaminopimelate aminotransferase, whose translation MATVNDNYLKLKAGYLFPEIARRVNAFAQANPDAKIIRLGIGDVTEPLPEACRTAMIKAVEEMGDRSTFKGYGPEQGYAWLREKIAVQDFQARGAAIEADEIFISDGSKCDSGNILEIFGKNNVIAVTDPVYPVYVDTNVMAGNTGDANEKGEYAGLVYLPVTAENNFTAEIPTQKVDLIYLCFPNNPTGATATKEHLQAWVNYAKANGSIIFFDAAYEAYITDPTLPHSIYEIEGARDCAIEFRSFSKNAGFTGTRCALTVVPKNLTAKAADGSNVELWKLWNRRQSTKFNGVSYIVQRGAEAVYSEEGQAQIKALVSFYLENAKIIREQLTNAGLKVYGGVNAPYVWVKTPNGLSSWEFFDKLLQTVNVVGTPGSGFGAAGEGYFRISAFNSRENVEEAMKRITEKFKV comes from the coding sequence ATGGCTACTGTTAACGACAACTACCTAAAACTCAAAGCTGGTTATCTATTCCCCGAAATTGCTCGCCGTGTCAATGCTTTCGCGCAAGCTAACCCCGATGCGAAAATCATCCGTTTGGGTATTGGTGATGTTACTGAACCCTTGCCAGAAGCTTGCCGGACTGCAATGATAAAAGCAGTGGAAGAAATGGGCGATCGCTCTACCTTCAAAGGATATGGCCCAGAACAAGGTTATGCTTGGTTACGGGAAAAAATCGCCGTGCAAGATTTCCAAGCACGGGGCGCAGCTATAGAAGCCGATGAAATCTTCATTTCCGACGGTTCTAAATGCGACTCAGGCAACATTTTAGAGATTTTTGGCAAAAATAACGTTATTGCCGTTACTGACCCTGTATATCCCGTTTACGTCGATACTAACGTCATGGCGGGTAACACTGGAGATGCTAACGAAAAAGGCGAATATGCAGGTTTAGTTTATCTCCCAGTCACTGCCGAAAACAACTTTACCGCAGAAATACCTACCCAAAAAGTTGATTTAATTTATCTCTGCTTTCCCAACAACCCCACCGGTGCAACTGCAACCAAAGAACATTTACAAGCCTGGGTAAACTACGCAAAAGCCAACGGTTCGATTATTTTCTTTGATGCGGCTTACGAAGCTTATATCACAGATCCTACCCTTCCCCATTCTATCTATGAAATTGAAGGCGCTAGAGATTGTGCCATTGAATTTCGTTCTTTCTCCAAAAACGCAGGTTTCACCGGAACTCGTTGCGCGTTAACCGTCGTTCCCAAAAACCTCACCGCAAAAGCCGCAGATGGTTCTAATGTAGAATTGTGGAAACTCTGGAACCGTCGTCAGTCTACGAAATTTAACGGTGTTTCCTACATTGTCCAACGGGGTGCGGAAGCGGTTTACTCTGAAGAAGGACAAGCGCAAATTAAAGCTTTGGTAAGTTTCTACTTAGAAAATGCCAAAATTATCCGTGAACAACTCACCAACGCAGGTTTAAAGGTTTACGGTGGTGTGAATGCACCTTACGTATGGGTGAAAACACCTAATGGTTTAAGCAGTTGGGAATTTTTCGATAAGTTGCTGCAAACCGTGAACGTTGTAGGAACACCAGGATCAGGTTTTGGTGCTGCGGGTGAAGGTTATTTCCGCATTTCTGCGTTTAATAGTCGGGAAAATGTAGAAGAAGCAATGAAACGCATCACTGAGAAGTTTAAGGTTTAG
- a CDS encoding PEP-CTERM sorting domain-containing protein (PEP-CTERM proteins occur, often in large numbers, in the proteomes of bacteria that also encode an exosortase, a predicted intramembrane cysteine proteinase. The presence of a PEP-CTERM domain at a protein's C-terminus predicts cleavage within the sorting domain, followed by covalent anchoring to some some component of the (usually Gram-negative) cell surface. Many PEP-CTERM proteins exhibit an unusual sequence composition that includes large numbers of potential glycosylation sites. Expression of one such protein has been shown restore the ability of a bacterium to form floc, a type of biofilm.), with product MKSKFSALLASAAIASSLLAPSAAQAFTLSINPQFGSTENTGATADLNYDFVQQGNDVLLNIGITNTTNGTVALGATAATLVGVAFDFLPGLNYTYDPKTSAFTNTYSNVDIPGLANDFDFGIRSAGPGNFVGGNPQQGLTAGQSTSVSFLLSGANLLANSLEQQFLNGFQNGSLQVGGRFQQVNAGGGSDKVLAGIPNVTPPTQSVPEPASLLGLGLVASGMVVARRRRTIPN from the coding sequence ATGAAATCTAAATTCTCTGCTTTACTAGCTTCTGCTGCGATCGCCTCTTCTTTACTCGCACCCAGCGCAGCCCAAGCTTTCACATTATCTATCAACCCACAATTTGGTAGTACAGAAAATACTGGTGCAACAGCTGATTTAAACTATGATTTTGTGCAGCAGGGTAATGACGTTTTATTGAATATTGGTATAACAAACACTACTAACGGTACAGTTGCATTGGGAGCGACTGCTGCAACTCTGGTGGGTGTGGCTTTCGATTTTCTTCCTGGATTAAACTATACTTACGATCCCAAAACTAGTGCATTCACAAACACATACAGTAATGTAGATATACCTGGATTAGCTAATGATTTTGATTTCGGTATTCGTTCTGCAGGTCCAGGAAACTTTGTAGGTGGAAATCCCCAACAGGGTTTAACAGCAGGTCAATCTACTTCTGTTAGCTTTTTACTCAGTGGTGCTAACTTGTTAGCCAACTCTCTTGAACAGCAGTTTTTAAATGGTTTCCAAAATGGCTCACTTCAAGTCGGAGGCCGCTTTCAACAAGTAAATGCTGGTGGTGGTAGTGATAAAGTATTGGCTGGTATTCCTAACGTCACACCTCCTACACAATCCGTTCCCGAACCAGCTTCCTTGCTAGGTCTAGGTTTAGTAGCTAGTGGAATGGTAGTTGCCCGTCGTCGTCGCACCATTCCTAACTAA
- a CDS encoding TIGR04283 family arsenosugar biosynthesis glycosyltransferase, with protein sequence MHQDINTPRISIIIPTLNEANNLKAAISSTQPSNNVEVIVVDGGSNDGTPSVAQFLGATVISSAPGRAIQMNTGAAIASGEILLFLHADTRLPTGFDAMIRTALQQPATIVGAFALRIDSPHWGLRLVEWGVKWRSHLWQMPYGDQAIFLTKKAFEEVGNFPQMPIMEDFELITRLKGLNKITIIDVPVITSPRRWLKKGIFMTTLLNQIIIIAYLFGVSPERIRKWYRREKFRRI encoded by the coding sequence GTGCATCAAGATATTAACACTCCGCGAATTTCGATTATTATTCCCACTCTCAATGAAGCGAATAATCTCAAAGCAGCAATTAGCAGCACTCAACCTAGTAATAATGTAGAAGTAATTGTTGTTGATGGTGGTTCAAATGACGGTACACCATCTGTAGCTCAATTTTTAGGTGCAACTGTTATCTCTTCTGCTCCCGGTCGTGCTATACAAATGAATACAGGTGCTGCGATCGCTAGTGGTGAAATTTTGCTGTTTCTTCATGCTGATACTCGTTTACCCACTGGGTTTGATGCGATGATTCGCACAGCATTACAACAACCAGCAACTATAGTTGGTGCCTTTGCGTTGCGAATAGATTCACCTCATTGGGGTTTGCGACTGGTAGAGTGGGGAGTAAAATGGCGATCGCACCTTTGGCAAATGCCCTATGGTGATCAAGCTATTTTTTTAACCAAAAAAGCATTTGAAGAAGTTGGTAATTTTCCCCAAATGCCAATTATGGAAGATTTTGAACTGATTACTAGATTAAAAGGTCTCAATAAAATTACAATTATTGATGTTCCTGTAATTACATCACCCCGCAGATGGTTAAAAAAGGGAATTTTTATGACTACCCTACTTAACCAAATCATAATCATTGCCTATTTATTCGGTGTTTCACCAGAACGCATCCGTAAATGGTATCGTCGAGAAAAATTCAGGAGAATTTAA
- a CDS encoding TVP38/TMEM64 family protein yields the protein MIPKHKSRFNSKLQLLLLTCLVATLIIITKFVNIQQILQTSIIWVQNLGIWGPIAFIFIYNLATLLFIPGSLLTLKGGCLFGIFWGSIYVLIAAMLGAVLAFIIGRYFSRDWICQQLEKHPTFKAIDQAVAQEGWKIVLLTRLSPLFPFNLLNYAFGVTNVSIKDYILGSFGIIPGTVMYVYIGSLTTNLAMISAPNQPTNPESKIWQLVLQIVGLMATIIVSIYITQIAQKFLKKSVEAVDK from the coding sequence ATGATACCAAAGCACAAATCCCGATTCAATAGCAAACTCCAGCTATTATTATTAACTTGTCTAGTTGCTACCCTGATAATCATTACCAAATTTGTTAACATTCAACAAATTTTACAAACATCTATTATTTGGGTACAAAATCTAGGCATTTGGGGACCAATTGCGTTTATTTTTATCTACAATTTGGCAACATTATTATTTATTCCTGGTTCATTATTAACCCTAAAAGGTGGTTGCTTATTTGGTATATTTTGGGGTTCTATATATGTGTTAATTGCTGCTATGTTGGGAGCAGTTTTAGCTTTTATCATTGGACGTTATTTTTCACGAGATTGGATTTGTCAACAATTAGAAAAACATCCTACATTTAAAGCTATTGATCAAGCTGTTGCTCAAGAAGGGTGGAAAATTGTTTTATTAACTCGTCTTTCTCCTCTTTTTCCTTTCAATTTATTAAATTATGCTTTTGGTGTAACAAATGTTTCTATCAAAGACTACATTTTAGGCTCATTTGGCATAATTCCTGGAACTGTTATGTATGTTTATATTGGTTCCCTAACGACTAATTTAGCCATGATTTCAGCACCTAATCAACCAACTAATCCAGAAAGCAAAATTTGGCAACTTGTTCTACAAATAGTAGGGTTAATGGCGACAATTATTGTTAGTATTTACATTACCCAAATTGCTCAAAAATTCCTCAAAAAAAGTGTGGAAGCAGTAGACAAATAA
- a CDS encoding TVP38/TMEM64 family protein yields MILTLLLLFIVLILQPDVVLAQQAVNPSAFNPQAILRNALQWIDSLGTVGAIAFIAIYIIATIAFLPGSILTLGAGVVFGIAWGSLYVFIGATLGATAAFLIGRYLARNWVTKKIADNKKFAAIDNAVGREGLKIVLLTRLSPIFPFNLLNYAFGVTAVSLKDYFLGCLGMIPGTIMYVYIGSLAGNLALIGTENQPTNPTLTWIIRIVGFIATVAVTIYVTRLAKTALDQEVS; encoded by the coding sequence ATGATATTAACTTTGTTATTACTATTTATAGTTTTGATATTGCAACCGGATGTAGTTTTAGCACAACAAGCGGTTAATCCATCTGCTTTCAATCCCCAAGCTATTTTAAGAAATGCTTTACAGTGGATTGATAGCCTTGGTACAGTGGGAGCAATAGCCTTTATTGCTATCTATATAATTGCGACCATTGCCTTTTTACCAGGATCGATTTTAACTTTAGGTGCTGGAGTTGTGTTTGGGATTGCCTGGGGTTCTTTGTATGTATTTATCGGTGCAACTTTAGGTGCAACAGCAGCATTTTTAATAGGACGTTATTTAGCGAGAAATTGGGTTACTAAGAAAATTGCTGATAACAAAAAATTTGCTGCTATTGATAACGCTGTGGGGAGAGAAGGACTAAAAATTGTTTTGTTAACGAGACTTTCTCCCATATTCCCCTTCAATTTATTAAACTATGCTTTTGGAGTTACTGCTGTTTCTCTCAAAGATTATTTTCTCGGTTGCTTGGGGATGATTCCCGGTACAATTATGTATGTTTATATCGGTTCCTTAGCAGGTAATTTAGCCTTGATTGGGACTGAGAATCAACCTACCAATCCTACTCTAACATGGATAATTAGAATTGTTGGTTTTATTGCCACAGTTGCAGTTACAATTTATGTGACTCGATTAGCCAAGACAGCTTTAGATCAAGAAGTATCTTAA